The genomic segment CCGACCCCTGCTCTACCCTCCCTCTCTTCTGAACCAAAACTTTGACCTCTGCccgtacaaaaaaaaaaaacacttgcaCGAGACTCTAGAAACTAGATGCATTTTCTCTCCTTTTCTATTGAAATGACTAATATGCCCTCCCAACTTCCTAGGAATAACACCATCAGATTACTGACGAATCAGATCCATACACGTGTACGGTCGGATTCTTTCCTTGACTGTTGTGTGTATTGGATGATGATTGATGGATGGAGGGCCCAATGTTGGTCAATGGTCAAATGATGTGTTTTTTGCTTTTTCGCCTGGTGGGCATTTCTTTCATCTCAatgttcttttataatatattatataataacaaatattttcCTGTTAAAGCGTTAAAGGACATATTGTTTAAgagtttttcttttgttttttgttttttgttttttttggaagaaaaattgcaaattcataatcaaatttaatcataattaatagagAAGACAGTGAAAAGTCAGTAAACAAAGTGGGCAAAAATAAGAATTGGCAGTGCATCTTTTTCTCTTTGCTTTCTCTACTTTTCATGTCTCTCTATTAACTACTCAATGTCCAATGCCTCTCTTTCACTGCAAAAGTAAGGGCTATTACCCCATTTCTATATCACACTGTTCTGCTCATTTTCATACAACACAAGATAAAAAGCGATATAGAGAGGGAGATTCCATGGCCTTTTGTTCTTGGACAATGTGATTCAAACAcagtttcaaaattatatatatagaaacccaaaaaaaaaaagaaaaaaaaataaattcataaaaatttgATAAACTATCCAACATTTTTCTATAAGGCTGTACACTTATTCCACAGTCACCCATCCCCCCCCCCTCTTTGAATCTTCTCTCGGTGGAAACATCATTTCTCTATGTTTCCCTGTACctctatttttttcctttttctttttcttttttcaaatcttcACATATTCCTTGGATACCACAAAAATTTCaccaaaaaaaaaggaaaaaaaattccaGAATCCAACTTTGCATCCCCACCACCTTGAATGTACAAATCCCTGCCGCTTTCCACACcgcaataacaataacaataacacaATGGCTGTAATCACCAAAATTCAGCCATAAGCATACTCCCCAAAATAGACCAATTCCAATCTTTTTCCCAAATGGTCATCATGTAAGTCGTATTTCCATTGGCTTGGTTTCCGACTGACCGACGTAGGTCTtttgttatattattattattattattccatATGCCAGCCAGAGCTAGTGCTAGGGCTGCCGCCGGCTGCCACTTATCTTTAGGAGCCACTTCCTTTAGGGGGTGGAAAAATGCATGCTGCTAGATTTTGATCAAAATCCAACATAGAAGATTTTTTAATGTTGGTTGAACCTTCCTTTCCTTTCCTACCTGTCCTCAACAAAAATTCTCCCTATGAAATCCCGAAACCTTCTCGAGTAAAGCTTGGGATCAACAGCTGAGATTGATGAGGGGTCAGCTTGTAATGATTTATAAGCATGTTCTAACTTCTTGCTGATGTCGTAGTCTTGTAAGATGTCAATGATCCCAAAATAAAGGACCACCTCATAGATTTCACCACTGCGTGATGGAGTCAAATGGCTAATTCCACCAGATGTGTATTGGTCGAAGTCACTCTTCCTGGATGTTCGCTCTGCTCTAGCAGGCATATTGGCTCCCAACCGGATCAATGGCTTCCTGGTAAGAGAAAATACTTCAACGTCAATAGAGAACAGGGATACATCACCAGCAATAAACTATGAAATCACAAGTGCCCATATTGCTTATACAAATAATTAATGATTTAACTTTATTATGGATATGCATGTGGCTCTTTGTTTTCTCTTTAGGCAAAAGTACTTGAGATAACAGTCGAAATACTATCCTCAATTACCATGCAACAAATGGTGGTTTTTATAAATGCCAGATAAGCAAAAGTGATGGCATAACTCCATAGTAATTGACAGATCGTGAATGGTTTTAAAATACAATTATTATTGGGCCACAAGCAATAGATGTAAAAGATGATAAGAGACATTATGTATGTGCCCCCACAATCAACTGCTATCAATGCTCATAAATTGCTAAGCAACCCCCATTACATTCAATTATTTGGTTTAACGAAATCAAATAAGGCAGAAATAGTTGGTCAACTAATAGCCTTAAATCAAAAATGTTGGCACGGTCCTCGTCAAAGTTTCTAGAACTATTTTAAAATTTCTTTGCAAGACTTGCAGCCAGCAACACTGGATGACTCCTTGAACAAAAAAAACAACTATCGAGTCAGGAATACATACTGGCCAGATAACACTCGGTCCATATCTTGCAGTTCTGCTTGAAGAAAGCGACAGCCACGCATGAACTTCTCATTTTGATACGAGTCCTTTTGGCCTGCAAGGGGTCACAATTGATTCAACATTCTAATCATccaaatttcaaattaattacttcCACATAACCTGAGGGCAACAAGTTAATTACCCGTTCGCAATACAAAAGGTGACAGGCCTATTTTGTCATATCTATTATCATCACGAAAGTGAAGACCGACCAATAGACTGTAATCCATGATCCTCTCTGCTTCCAAGAACTCGCAATCACGATCTATTTGCCTGAAAAATTTCAGAAGAACATCAATACACAAACTGAGAAGTAACAAGGACAATCAATGTGACAAAATTCATTTGGACATACTTCATAAGGTCTTGGTACCAATTTTGTTGCAGACGAAACACAAAATTCAGGTCCAGATCCTTGAGTGTCGTTGTTTCATCAATCTCTCCCTCAGATTTGTCAGTAGTGCGGCCATGGGAGGAACCTTTTAAGTCAAACCGCCTATGAATCCGATACTCCGAACAGAACAAATTCCCCATCACAATGAACCTTGTCTGGAAATTAGTTCACATGTCAATAGAGAAAGGACTGTAAAGTTCCAGCAGTGAGTAAATGGTGGAATTACAAACGCAATTTGACCTCTTGAATACCATACCTTCTGACCACCAACAGGCTTGACACAATGCACACCAAAGAATTTTGTCACAAGGGAATTTTCATATCGACAGACATGTTGATGATAACTTTGTAGCATCCGTAATAGCACCTGAAAGAATATTACATAAAATTATTTCAACTGACCGCAAATTATGCTACTCAAATGCTTTTGAGAGCATAAGTTTCTAACACAAAAGTCAAAGAAGTAGGCAACAAACCTTGACTTCTGATTTCTTCACCGTCTTTATCATAAATCTATCATCCTGTGTCAAGTAAAAGCAACTTCCACTCTTACCCGGAGAGGAGAGCTCTCGAAGTGCATCATTTCCACAAATGGCCAGCATGTAATCAGCAGGATCTACTCGGAATCGATCCCTCAAATGTCTGCAATACACAGAAAAAGACTAGTTCAGCAAAATCATAACCATTAGAAAAAGCAAACTGTAATAGAACATTTTAATTTCACCTACTTATCTAAAAAGGCCTAATATCATTGGAACAAAGCTGAAACATCAAGGTATGAAAAGAAAATACCTAAACACCATTGGACAGTAATCTTTCCATCGGAAGTCAATGGATTGATGGGGTGGAGTTTTATTCGATCCTTCGGGGGGAAACCTTGTCCAAAATTTCTCTTTCGGATCAAAGTCACTCGGCTTAATATTCCGCACTATGGATGCATGCTTTCCAACAGTATACCTAAAAAAATGAATACTCACGTTAAAAAAGGGGGAAAAAAATCCAGATGGCCAAACCAACGCCTAGCAAGTCGACTAATCCGAAATCGAAAATCAAAACCCATTGGCAAAATTACCTAATACCCAGTTGGAGATTAAGCATCAAATCATAATTCTTATGCCCTTTGGATATGGTCTGCCCAGGCTTCTTGGCCTCGCCACTGAAACAACATGGGTTTCGCCGAAACTGCCTCAAATCATGATCTAGTCCAGAACCGCTCCTGTAAAACATCGAAGCCTCCACATTATCAATTATGTCGCAAGTAATGTCTCCAGCTTCACCGTCCGATTCCCATATACAAATTCTCGGGAAATTTCTCTCGGTCACGCTCCCTCTGGCTCCATCCACCGAAGACCTTTTCCTCATTGTAATGGTCAGATTATCACCCATACTAGGCCCATTGCTCTTCAGACTAGGGTCTTTCCCGGCCCCGGGATAGAAAGTCCCATTCAGTTGATGAATCTTCATGTCCTTATTCCAACTCCCCACATAGCAACTCCCATCAGGCCAAGTGAACACCCCATTCTCTTTAGGAACCCCGTTTTCCCACTGGCCTTCGTATCGATTCCCGTTGGCCCAAATCAGAACCCCACGGCCGGAAATGACTCCATTCTTCCACTCCCCAACATACTCATTTCCATTCTTCCACACATAACGCCCTTGACCATCCTGGAGATTTCTCTTCCACGACCCTTCATAGAAATCGCCATTCGCGTACCTCTTCTGTCCATACCCATGCTTCCGATCCGAGCTCCATGAACCCCGATACGTGTCCCCATCGGATCCAATAAAGGTACCGAACCCTTCCATACGACCCGATTTGAATTCGCCCTCGTAGGTAGCCCCCGACGGCCACGAGAATTTCCCTTTGCCCGAAGCCTTTCCTCTCCGCCAATCGCCCTCGTACATGCACCCGTCCGTCCACAAGTACTTGCCAGATCCGTGAGGCACCGTGCCAGAGAAACTCCCGATGTAAAGATCGCCGTTCGGCAAGACTCTCTCGACCGTTGTAGTACAACCCCCGGAAGCTAGGGCAATAGTGGTGTCTCCGACGACTGCTGAGATAGCGGTCGTGGTCGGCGTCACTCTCCGTGTTCCCCCTTGGGAACGACTGCGTGCGACAACCAACACCGGCGGAGTTACCAAAACCGGCTTAGTCGTCggtgtagtagtagcagtaatagtaacCTCGTTCTCTAGCTTCTCCTCCTCAGACCTCTTCTTCTTGGTGCTGCAAACAACGTCACTTGGGTCATCACAGAGTAGTGCTTCACGCATTTTCGATACATAAACACTCGATCCCCCCAACccctcactcactcactcactctcTAAATATATCTCTATATTCTTCCTCTTCTTCACTGCTGCATTTTTAAAAAACAACAATCAGTCAGCCTCCGCCGTAGTAAACCCCCGTGCCGGAAAGCAAACTCGCCGGACGACCCAGGCTCGCGAGCATTACCGgctcttttctttctctctctccctctcagaGCTTCTCTCTCTAGATTTCTCTCTCTTTAGTCTTTAGTGCTTTGGGTTTGGAAAAATAAGATTGGAATCCTACAAACAAATCACAAGGCATACAGAGAGAGACAGTAAAGAAGATAGAGAAAGAGAAAAAGCTCCCAACCCAAATACCAAAAAAGtcccaaattattattattatgtttttaaaaaagaaattcaAAAATGAGTGATTAATGAGccggcattttttttttttggggggtcCTTGGGAACATCGCTAACAATATCCCCCACAGCTCACCGAGGAGTTTTTAGTTTTTGCTACCTCTtcagtttaattttattttttaatggacGAAAATACCCTCgttatttttcataaaatttaatttagGTATTTACTTTTACGTTGGTCCCAATAGTAGCAGTATCTCCTTCTGGCTTCGTTCTGACGTGACGGAATCGACTaagactattttttattttatttttaagtgcgcctttgtacatttttttttattgatttctcTGTTTTACCCTCGTTATAAATTTTAATTACGAATTtaccattttctttttcttcttttaaaaaataaaataaataatattcggACTTCCACTCGTGGGTCCCCAATCCTAAGTACTAGGActctctgttgttgttgttgcgatgacctgtcactactgtTTTTGTTACACTTTTAATTTGGGTGGATTTTGTGTTATGGTTTGAAACGTTTCTTCTTTTAGCTAATTGAAATTTCAGTCCAAATCCAAAAtgctatttttgtttattattaggAAGAATTAGATGTTGTGTTTGGTTGCAACCTCACGAGAATCTTTAAATTTGTACTGTGATTAGAAATTAGAATAGTTTTTTTGGTTGGTATATGTATGTATATTCCACGATTTAAGAGTTAcgaaataaattatatatatataatttgtacaCCAAATCGGATCTCTGAGCGATGATCATGAGAACCACGAACAAATTATCCTCACGCGTTATCTGTCCTCGACAAGTATAAATATAGTGTTTATATATACAATAAGACAGGTTTTTGGTACTAGAATATCCAAAAATCATATTTAGGTAAATACTACGTAACACTAATGACAActttatatacatttatttaactactttttaACAATTGGACTATGAGACAAATTCTagctatacatacatatatatatttatgtatataatatatgGTTTTTCTAAACTTTGAGGCAAAGGTCAAAATGGTAACTTCCccaatgtaatttttttttgctaaacactaattttaatttagtttaattaGTAATGAGATTGCTCAAAATCTAATATAAATAGTGAAATTTTGATTTAGATTTACATTACACTGAATGATCAAAGTTGATTCTAGTTGGATTAAAAGGGTTGACGGATGAGACCCCTTACtccaatttaattaaaaaaaaaaagaattatagACTAATAAAATTTATTACAAACTGCATAgcgtaaaaaaaaaactaatagcTAATATGATGTCAAAATGATATTTagtattctttttattttaatttcttttaaaattgACTTGAATTATTGTAAATAAATTAGAATAATTAATCTAatctaattattatttgaattggaAGTAAATTTCAGTCTCCATCaaaattaaaatgaaataaaagtaaaataattGACTTTGATTGAAAGACACCCTAATTAGTAATAATAAAAACATGCTAACGTAACACGAGATAAATTTTTAATGATTTTCACCTTTCAAagcttttatattttatataattaaaataatatcatgGATCAAAACATTACTTATAGTAGCGTGGTAATTTTTTGATTCACTACATTAAATAAACTTATCAAACTATTGTGTTTAATGTTTTAGTATAAATTTTGTGTGCACGTAACATTACTCTTTATAAGTAAtagaataaataatatattttattcttGAACTATGATCACTATATGATTGTGCTCTTCGAATTTGTGTTAGATTTAGTTCTAAGTcgctaacagattgatgatgtgcTATTTTTATATGTTAATGTGGCAGTGTCATATAtagaataattaacaattttatCCCCTCACACTTTAACCACTATCAATATatgccatttttattaaaaaataattctaattgtttttcttaaaatcattaaaaaaatacaaatctaattaataacaaataactattttttacattttcttttctttgcttttacaatataaaataaatctattttagaatggaaatttaaaataaatactaaaataaagaaaaaaaacgtTTAATTAAAGAAGATGACGAAGAACGAAGgtcttaaacaaataaaaattgaTCTAAAAGGAGGAGGAAGACAAATGGGAAAAAACTTTGTTTAaagaattattttaattttaattttaagatatatttattttatattgtaaaagaaaagaaaaagtaaaaaaatatttgttattaattaaatttttaatttttgaatgattgaaaatctatttaattaatttgaaactctTAGTATTGcttattttaaaatgttttttttaatttttaaggatttaattattatatttaagaaaaaaaatagattttcttaaaaaaattaaattagttttaataaaaaaaatgcatattttggtagtggtcaaagttcgggggcaaaattgctaattattctacacatggcactACCACATCAACAGAAAAATATCACATTATCAATCTATTAGCCACCTAGTACAAAATCTAATGGAAGTCTCATATTTTAAAACGTGTATAGTTCGGAAGAAATTTTTAATATCATGAATAATTCGGAGGCACGATCATATAGCGATCATTGAgataaaaatactatttattctaAATAATATATTAGTTGAGTTATATGTAAAAGTATGACCATATATAGTAGGTATATTTAATTTTCCAATCTATGAATGCATATATGAAAGTacaattaaattataaatatacacTAGGTCacgtatgtatgtatgtatgcatTTTAGGAATTGAGAAAGgaaagaagaaaatgaaataGTAGGGTAGAGTGGTGCAAAATGAGACATAAAGGAGTGGAAGGGAGGTGGGTGTCCCATTCCCAAAAATAAGTGGGTTTGTCCAAATATTTGATATGATGACCCAAATGAAAGAGAGGACTTTGGTAATAAGTATCTAAATatagatacatatatatatatatgtatgcataagCAGTAAAAACATCATTTTCATACCAAATTAAAAACACTGTTGAAGGTGAAGTACACTTAGATTAGATGAGATGAGATGTTTCCAACTATCAGGTGCTTCTTAACCTgagctttattttattttttaacaacTTGTGTGTTCTTCTTATATCccttattctttctttctttcttttattattattattactatgcTGCCCATGTATCTTCTTAtctatatatacacacatatatatatatgttgactgGATCAAGCACATTGCATTACCTCAAAAATCAGAACCAGAACTATTGCACATCATATATCAtcgaatatatatacatatatatcttgGAACATCAACCACTTTATATCTAATTTCGAATCTTATTACAATAATTATAAATTGATATTTTAGTGACAAATCTAAGTCACTAACTTTTATTTATTTGCAATGAATAAAGTAAATACacacttaaaaataaatatacccATTTTAGTTATGACTTTTAGAATTTATTTTAACTAAATAAAGCATAATccttgcaaaaaaaaaattgttataaaaATCACTTGGGGAGTTATATGTTTTTAGCACTCTCAACAAAGGCaccttttgttttattttatttttttagggaTTTTAGCATAAATGCCTTTTGAGTTTTAGTTTATTTGGCTATTCAatcctttttaaaaaaataaaaataaaaattggcaATTAAATCTTTGAATTTCatacaaaatagcaattaactaTTTATCGTTTaatttttttcacaaaattcttagtttttgagtttttttaatgttttattacaatataaaaaaaatattgaaggtGTATATTATTTAGAAAAATGTCATAATTAACTAAAATGAGTTAATTGCTATTATTTTTTGAACTTAAGAACTTGATTGCCAAAAAATATTCAAGGACTAAATTGTCAAATCATGAAAAAATTAATAGGGtatttatgataaaaaaaaaaccgtTAATCTTTATTacatctttgaaaatattaaaacatACAATTATATTCATCTTCATCCTGACTTGtgataattatacatatatataatcatacCACATGTTAGAAAAATAGTTGCTTTAACATTATTTTATAAACTATTTTGATGCATGATGCTTAAAATAAATTTAGAGTGAATGAGACAAACTCTTTTTCacgaaaggaaagaaaaaaagttATCAATTCTTCTCTTATCTTCTTTCAATATATATGGGAATTTTTTTATAAGGGCTTCATTTTAAGCTatatcggtagggctctcagtgttctcaactattgaatagttttcagcgcgattttttttatgactgtatatattgtagttatttagagtatcctgcaaattttcagaaaattccgaatagtttacaatactgaaaactaggttcaaacatgttgttgcacacttgactaattttttttatgagcatggaaaacaacatgtttgaacctagttttcggtactgtaaactattcaaaattttctaaaaatttgtaggatgctctaaatagctacaatatacacggtcataaaaaaagtcgcgccaaaaactgttcacgaatCGAGAAATACTGAAAGTCTTATCGGTAGGACTGTAAGTGAAactcctatagaagaattgttgtaaatatatatacatgCCAGTGGCATGTTacaatttgttattttttttttatatataaatataaatatatatcaagtTTATGACGCCATTTATAAGATTGGTtccatttttcttttttgttcttttatcttttaattattttatataggAGTTGACAAGTATTGTATTTGCAATTTTCAGTATTTTCTTTGCTGTCCAATTTAAGTAATTTGTTTTGttgtataataataaaaaaaaaaaacttctaaaTGTGTACtgtatcaaaaaaaaaattatggctaatctttttcctaatttttattcccttttaagtaaaaaaaaaaattaatgcacGTGAGACAAACAAATTTTAGAAATAAATTGTTTACAAAAGTCATTGGGCCACATacattaaaattatttataaaaattaatgcaTTTAGTCTTCCAAACTAACTCAGAATCAAATAACCCCTTAATTTTATTTTTCCTCCTTCTTTGAGAAGTTTTTTGATGAAAAAACCTGGTATTATGATCCCCTTTGGCCATCCAATCTGCCCTACTCCTTTGTCTCCAAAagatttcatttttatttaaaatcacATTCTACTCTTTTTCCAATATTTTGAACTTAGCCCTGTTCTTAGAATTAGCAGAACGAGAAAGAGCTTCAACTCTGCTTTGTAATTGTGGTGACTGAAACACCAAACAAGAAACTTAAAACACAAAGAACTTAGTGCAAAACagtaataaaaacataaaagaataCAAGACAAAGTTTATGGGGCTCAGCACAATGAATGCCTACATCCACGAGAGATAACAACCAATAGGCTTAAGATCTTTATTGATGAAGCTTGATTACAGATTACAGGAGTAGGATTAGAATCATTTACAACCAACAACAATGGTGTCTTGCACCCAAAACTTATAACataaatatatgtagaagaaagaCTTAGAACTTTGTTTTCTTCACTAAATTATCTTCTCTTCTCTCACTTTTCAATTTCTGATCCTTCTTCATAATGAGGTGATAACCTCCTTTTATAGAGCCTTCATTGTTGACCTTGctcttactttatttgtaaccgaATTAACTAACCAACTGCCATAACTGAAAGTATTAAGAACAAAGATTAAGTGAGTTGAACCTCACAATAACCAATTTAAACTCTTATTATTCTCATCCTTGCACTTCTAATTCCAAATAGCCAGATGATGACCACAATTTTTAATACGTCAACACAAACCATTAAGATTATCCTACCCATTATAATCCCCCAAGCCTTCGAAATAATCTCTTCACACCATTTATCTTCAATCCAAGCTTCCTCAAAATGAAATCTCAATTTCTATATAATTTTACCCCATGTGCAAATCATAGTAtcattaaatattaataaaataggATTATGATTAGAATTCTATCGAGGAAGATGCTTGACCATGGAGACCGAAAAAGTATTAAACCATTCTTCATTTCCAAACACCTTATCAAGTCACTTAAACACCAAGTTATCTCTACAACCATTACACCAAGTAAAATTCTCCCAAACACAATCAATCTCTCTCAACGAGTAATCATCCACAACACACCGAAGTTCCTGATCAAGTATTCTGGACGACAAGGACCCCCACACTTCTCAGAAGTCAATAAAATCTCCTCCAAAAATCCAAGGGCTAGTAGAAGCAAAACAAAGTTATTTAAAGCAACTCCCAATAACGAGTATTCAACAATGAGTATTCATAACAATCGATGACCCTGAACTCCAGGGTGCAAGGAATTAGTCACCAAACCAAAGTTCAAATCCTATTGAAGAGAAATGCCCTCCAAACCCAACTTTACCTCTTCCACCACAGTCTCCAACCCTTTCTTCCAATTTTC from the Humulus lupulus chromosome X, drHumLupu1.1, whole genome shotgun sequence genome contains:
- the LOC133805203 gene encoding phosphatidylinositol 4-phosphate 5-kinase 1-like, with the protein product MREALLCDDPSDVVCSTKKKRSEEEKLENEVTITATTTPTTKPVLVTPPVLVVARSRSQGGTRRVTPTTTAISAVVGDTTIALASGGCTTTVERVLPNGDLYIGSFSGTVPHGSGKYLWTDGCMYEGDWRRGKASGKGKFSWPSGATYEGEFKSGRMEGFGTFIGSDGDTYRGSWSSDRKHGYGQKRYANGDFYEGSWKRNLQDGQGRYVWKNGNEYVGEWKNGVISGRGVLIWANGNRYEGQWENGVPKENGVFTWPDGSCYVGSWNKDMKIHQLNGTFYPGAGKDPSLKSNGPSMGDNLTITMRKRSSVDGARGSVTERNFPRICIWESDGEAGDITCDIIDNVEASMFYRSGSGLDHDLRQFRRNPCCFSGEAKKPGQTISKGHKNYDLMLNLQLGIRYTVGKHASIVRNIKPSDFDPKEKFWTRFPPEGSNKTPPHQSIDFRWKDYCPMVFRHLRDRFRVDPADYMLAICGNDALRELSSPGKSGSCFYLTQDDRFMIKTVKKSEVKVLLRMLQSYHQHVCRYENSLVTKFFGVHCVKPVGGQKTRFIVMGNLFCSEYRIHRRFDLKGSSHGRTTDKSEGEIDETTTLKDLDLNFVFRLQQNWYQDLMKQIDRDCEFLEAERIMDYSLLVGLHFRDDNRYDKIGLSPFVLRTGQKDSYQNEKFMRGCRFLQAELQDMDRVLSGQKPLIRLGANMPARAERTSRKSDFDQYTSGGISHLTPSRSGEIYEVVLYFGIIDILQDYDISKKLEHAYKSLQADPSSISAVDPKLYSRRFRDFIGRIFVEDR